The proteins below come from a single Mya arenaria isolate MELC-2E11 chromosome 8, ASM2691426v1 genomic window:
- the LOC128242127 gene encoding dysbindin-like produces the protein MSFLKSIKSTFKTAQEDFTEGLRALSLVPDKTLQKQHPQRGRTLSQPRINFDAGAELLCRNEEIWKELYQYTDTTAKQAQVVDSQLSGLASKCDKQTEVVLRFDEEASKLPMLLQQLQDITDSLAQVDEACDMVESALVQLENICEEQEFQRNVTSHHQQLSVYKMKKEHELQRYRVQLARSHAAKIEEQQKKKQVLLKERQEAYGEQFAQDVDFFKKHGKPGRLPSTSESEKQLDIADIEIEDDPEALDEFLASTASDTELSEAKDASESDLVSDTDAPSAQIISDITSPDIENSTFEVGSLAKDSSETSEVTAPAESVSSSSNEGQDGGAHKNKTVELTEDAISKDKQSETAEKRDDDGKEMEGPEESENAEKNDDEMEGAQESGKATSPDEDVKEEMEGATDKQSENNEMPSDAVKDTKSDT, from the exons ATGAGTTTTTTAAAGAGCATAAAAAGCACTTTTAAAACAGCTCAAGAAGATTTTACAGAGGG gTTAAGGGCTCTTTCCTTGGTCCCAGACAAAACCCTACAAAAGCAGCATCCACAACGAGGACGAACATTATCACAGCCTAGAATCAATTTTGATGCCGGAGCAGAATTACTGTGCAG AAATGAAGAAATATGGAAAGAACTGTACCAGTATACCGACACCACTGCAAAGCAAGCCCAG GTTGTAGACAGTCAGCTATCGGGCCTAGCCTCCAAGTGTGATAAGCAAACAGAGGTTGTGTTGCGGTTTGACGAAGAAGCATCCAAACTTCCCATGTTGTTACAACAGCTACAAGATATCACCGACTCACTAG CCCAGGTTGATGAAGCATGTGACATGGTAGAGTCTGCCCTTGTTCAGCTGGAGAATATTTGTGAGGAGCAGGAATTTCAGAGAAATGTGACCTCACATCACCAACAGCTTTCCGTCTACAAGAtgaagaaagagcatgaacttCAGAGATACAGAG TCCAGCTTGCCCGAAGCCATGCAGCCAAAATTGAGgaacaacaaaaaaagaaacaagtgtTACTAAAGGAAAGACAAGAAGCGTATGGAGAGCAGTTTGCCCAGGATGTTGACTTCTTCAAGAAACATGGAAAGCCTGGCC GATTACCGAGTACCTCAGAAAGTGAAAAGCAACTGGACATAGCTGACATAGAGATTGAGGATGACCCTGAGGCCTTGGATGAGTTCCTAGCGAGCACTGCCAGTGACACAGAGCTGTCAG aagCCAAAGATGCATCTGAATCTGACCTTGTAAGTGATACAGATGCTCCAAGTGCACAAATAATTTCAGACATTACCTCCCCTGATATTGAAaattcaacatttgaagttggCTCCCTTGCCAAAGACTCTTCTGAAACCTCTGAAGTTACCGCCCCTGCAGAGAGTGTTAGTAGCTCTTCAAACGAAGGTCAAGATGGTGGTGCTCACAAAAACAAGACTGTTGAGCTAACAGAAGATGCCATTTCAAAAGATAAGCAGAGTGAAACTGCAGAAAAGAGAGATGATGATGGTAAAGAGATGGAAGGTCCTGAAGAGAGTGAAAATGCAGAAAAGAATGATGATGAGATGGAAGGTGCTCAAGAGAGTGGAAAAGCTACAAGTCCTGATGAAGATGTTAAAGAAGAGATGGAGGGTGCTACAGATAAACAgagtgaaaacaatgaaatgccGAGTGATGCAGTGAAAGACACCAAGAGTGACACATAA